Proteins encoded together in one Apus apus isolate bApuApu2 chromosome Z, bApuApu2.pri.cur, whole genome shotgun sequence window:
- the SKA1 gene encoding spindle and kinetochore-associated protein 1 isoform X2 produces MASSDLEDLCFHINTKISTIKKTLQLRNIGQEPSLKSMLSKIGQEMVLLHDLLNKMETEVQQQEKLKALLKELQKSAEREQSEAQHLRENIPPHLPKPTQSSITGLTGKCEEQGKAGEPERAKKPTKEQRPIKEVALITAEEFESVPAYMKGRLTYDQINAVVQEMNKAVVGKYKILHQPLKSMSAPVRNLYHRFIEEETKDTKGGFFIVEADIKEFTQLKADKRFHSILNILRHCQRVREVRGSRLVRYVIC; encoded by the exons ATGGCATCCTCAGACCTGGAAGATTTGTGCTTTCACATCAACACGAAGATTTCAACTATTAAAAAGACTCTTCAATTAAGAAACATAG GTCAAGAGCCATCCCTCAAGTCTATGCTGAGTAAAATagggcaggagatggttctCCTGCATGATCTCCTGAATAAAATGGAAACTGAGGTtcaacagcaggaaaaactgAAGGCTTTGCTaaaa GAGCTCCAGAAGTCTGCTGAGAGAGAGCAAAGTGAAGCACAGCACCTCCGTGAAAACATCCCTCCCCATCTGCCCAAACCCACCCAGAGCAG CATCACTGGGCTAACTGGGAAGTGTGAAGAACAAGGAAAAGCTGGGGAACCTGAACGTGCAAAGAAACCTACAAAAGAGCAAAGACCTATTAAAGAAGTAGCCTTAATAACTGCAGAAGAATTTGAAAGTGTTCCTGC GTACATGAAGGGTCGTTTAACCTATGATCAGATTAATGCAGTTGTGCAAGAGATGAACAAGGCTGTGGTGGGCAAGTACAAGATCCTGCATCAACCTTTGAAGTCTATGAGTGCACCAGTCAGAAATCTCTACCACAGGTTTATAGAAGAAGAAACCAAGGATACAAAAG GTGGGTTCTTCATCGTGGAGGCAGATATCAAGGAGTTCACCCAGCTGAAAGCCGACAAGCGCTTCCACAGCATCCTCAACATCCTGCGCCACTGCCAGCGAGTGAGGGAGGTCCGGGGGTCCCGCCTCGTCCGCTACGTCATCTGCTGA
- the SKA1 gene encoding spindle and kinetochore-associated protein 1 isoform X1 → MASSDLEDLCFHINTKISTIKKTLQLRNIGQEPSLKSMLSKIGQEMVLLHDLLNKMETEVQQQEKLKALLKELQKSAEREQSEAQHLRENIPPHLPKPTQSRKDGDLYSSSLRDGLELSITGLTGKCEEQGKAGEPERAKKPTKEQRPIKEVALITAEEFESVPAYMKGRLTYDQINAVVQEMNKAVVGKYKILHQPLKSMSAPVRNLYHRFIEEETKDTKGGFFIVEADIKEFTQLKADKRFHSILNILRHCQRVREVRGSRLVRYVIC, encoded by the exons ATGGCATCCTCAGACCTGGAAGATTTGTGCTTTCACATCAACACGAAGATTTCAACTATTAAAAAGACTCTTCAATTAAGAAACATAG GTCAAGAGCCATCCCTCAAGTCTATGCTGAGTAAAATagggcaggagatggttctCCTGCATGATCTCCTGAATAAAATGGAAACTGAGGTtcaacagcaggaaaaactgAAGGCTTTGCTaaaa GAGCTCCAGAAGTCTGCTGAGAGAGAGCAAAGTGAAGCACAGCACCTCCGTGAAAACATCCCTCCCCATCTGCCCAAACCCACCCAGAGCAG gaaagatGGTGATTTGTATTCATCCAGCCTAAGAGATGGGTTGGAACTCAG CATCACTGGGCTAACTGGGAAGTGTGAAGAACAAGGAAAAGCTGGGGAACCTGAACGTGCAAAGAAACCTACAAAAGAGCAAAGACCTATTAAAGAAGTAGCCTTAATAACTGCAGAAGAATTTGAAAGTGTTCCTGC GTACATGAAGGGTCGTTTAACCTATGATCAGATTAATGCAGTTGTGCAAGAGATGAACAAGGCTGTGGTGGGCAAGTACAAGATCCTGCATCAACCTTTGAAGTCTATGAGTGCACCAGTCAGAAATCTCTACCACAGGTTTATAGAAGAAGAAACCAAGGATACAAAAG GTGGGTTCTTCATCGTGGAGGCAGATATCAAGGAGTTCACCCAGCTGAAAGCCGACAAGCGCTTCCACAGCATCCTCAACATCCTGCGCCACTGCCAGCGAGTGAGGGAGGTCCGGGGGTCCCGCCTCGTCCGCTACGTCATCTGCTGA
- the LOC127395465 gene encoding tetraspanin-36-like gives MDCGVITSKSVLLLLSLAFWAAAAGLTYVGAYVINTYRSYDNFLQDKYALLPAVIILAIAVVMFIIGLIGWCSTFRESRLGLGLFLAIILIIFIAEVSAFVLGFVYREKVKTDVQVTMRSVFEKYDGKSAESTVMDYLQEQLHCCGVKNYSDWTTTQWFNATGNNSVPLSCCRQEMNCTGRLDQPQELYTRGCADELESGLQSVISYAMLVILGFAIVKFFGMLSVCVLTCRREDSGYQPLYSGVFA, from the exons gcagcagcagcaggtctcACCTACGTTGGGGCCTATGTCATCAATACCTACAGGAGCTATGACAACTTTCTGCAGGACAAATATGCTCTCTTGCCAGCTGTGATCATCCTTGCCATCGCTGTGGTCATGTTCATCATCGGGTTGATTGGCTGGTGTTCCACCTTCCGGGAGTCTCGCCTTGGTCTGGGGCTG TTTTTGGCCATTATCCTGATTATCTTTATTGCAGAAGTATCTGCTTTTGTCCTGGGATTTGTGTACAGGGAAAAG GTGAAAACTGACGTGCAAGTCACAATGCGCTCGGTCTTTGAGAAGTATGATGGGAAGAGTGCAGAGTCTACTGTTATGGATTACTTGCAAGAACAG CTTCATTGTTGTGGGGTGAAGAACTACAGTGACTGGACCACCACACAGTGGTTTAATGCCACTGGTAACAACAGTGtccccctgagctgctgcaggcaggagatgaACTGCACAGGGCGTCTGGATCAGCCCCAGGAGCTCTACACACGG ggctgtgctgatgAGCTGGAGTCTGGGCTGCAGAGTGTCATCAGCTATGCTATGCTTGTCATCCTGGGCTTTGCCATTGTAAAG ttCTTTGGCATGTTGAGTGTCTGTGTGCTGACCTGCAGGAGAGAAGACAGTGGATACCAGCCTCTTTACTCAGGGGTGTTCGCTTAA